In Coffea eugenioides isolate CCC68of unplaced genomic scaffold, Ceug_1.0 ScVebR1_1261;HRSCAF=2082, whole genome shotgun sequence, the sequence TTCTTGGTGGCTTTACTCGAACGCATCTTGAGATGTTAGCTGCATAACCATCTGGAACTTTCACTTTTTTTAGCACATTGCAAAACatagttttctgttttttatcCATTGCAAAGGAAGATGGAGGTAAGTAAACCTTTCCAGGTTCTGTCTCAATGGGATGCAGCTCTTTTCTTATTCCCATTTCTCTCAAATCACGGCGGGAATTATAATGGTCCTTTGCTTTATCCTCAATATCCAGCAATGTCCCCCAAATATTTTCACAAACATTCTTCTCAATGTGCATGAAGTCAAGATTGTGTCTTAAGACATTATCTTTCCAATATGGCAAGTCAAAGAAAATACTCCTCTTTTTCCAATTGAAAGGCAGCTTCGGATTACCTTTCACaagttttccaaatttaatttgcaAGTCTCCCAATTCACTCACAATCATATCCCCGGTTTGCAATGGTGGTCGCTTTCCATGTTCTTCGGTGCCATCAAAGAATTGGGCTTGCTTTCTAAATTTATGCTTACTATCTAAGAATCTCCGATGACCATATAGCAATATTTGAAACTATGAGTCAACCGTCGTGCATGAGTGAACTTGTGACAAACAGGACAAGCATATTCACCTTTAGTGCTCCAGCCAGATAACATTGCATATCCAGGGAAATCACTAATGGTCCACAACAGAGCTGcatgcaattgaaaattttctttttgggatgCATCATAAGTTTGAATGCCAAAATCCCACAATTCGGTCAATTCTTTAACTAGAGGCTGTAGATAAACATCAATATTATTCCCAGGAGAGGATGGTCCGGGTATTAACAAGGACAACATGAAGTACGGTTGCTTCATACACATCCACGGAGGTAAGTTATATGGTATTAAAACTACAGGCCAAGTACTGTGTGTAGAACTCATGTTGTTGAATGGATTAAACCCGTCAGATGCCAACCCCAATCTAACATTTCGACAATCCTTAGCAAATTCTGGATGTAGATGGTCAAAAGTTTGCCAAGCTGGAGAATCAGCTGGATGTCTCATACAACCATCTTTTGTACGTTTTTCCTCATGCCATCTCatttgagatgcaattttagaagacataaatagTCTTTGTAATCTAGATTTTAAAGGAAAATGCCACAATACTTTTTGagggatttttcttttttcactagTTGGATCATTTTCTGAAGCAACCCACCTAAGCTCGTTACATGTTTCGCATGAAGTTCTTTTTTCAGCACTACCCCAATAAAGAGAACAATCATTAGGACATGCATCGATCTTTTCATAACCCAGCCCCAATGTATTCATCAATTTCTCAGCCTCATAGTAAGAAGAAGGCAAATTAGTCATGGCCTCCGAAAATGCTTCTCTCAACAACTCAACAAGCATATTAAAAATCTTGTTACTCATCTTACCAAGGCATTTTAGGTGAAGCAAACGAATAATGAAAGACAACTTCGAGAAATTTTTGCAACCACTGTACAAATCCTGTTGAGAATCATCAatcaatttgtaaaatttttcagCCTCTGAAACAGGAAAGTCCCCTTCTCTATTCAATTCATTTGTTCCATGTGGTATCCCAAATACATCATGGACCAAGTCTTGCATGTCATTAGTCCCATTTGAAACCCCAATTGATGTATTTTCAGAATTAGATGTGGCTTCATAGTAGTTAGAAAGCTCTCCATGTGCTATCCAATTATTATAACCCTTGATAAAGCCTACCACTTTCAAATGATCATATGCTTCCATTTTAGTCACACAAACACCCATGCCGCAATCTTTGCAAGGACACAAAATCAGTCCGTCACAACTTGATCTAGAAAATGCAAAGTTTAGAAACATTTGAAGTCCTGCCTCATACTTTTCACTTGTTCTTGGAAAATCCATCCAACTTTTATCCATACTTTGAATATAAATAAATGTCCTCCAACAAGCTTCCAAGAGCATGAAAACAACAACTACACATTAGTACTTAGAAAACTAGACAAATCCCATAAAATCATTGAGAATAAGAAGCGCCCTGATTTTTTAAACTCAAGCCATGGCTTACAAGTCCCTAATTTCAAGTTCAAGAATTTACAGTCTACTAAATAAAGCAGCCCAGCAAATAAAGGAAATcaacaaaatgcaaaatttctcAACAATCTGTAAAAACAGAATTTGCAAGCAAGCGGATAGAAATTTTATTTACCTAATACCAGAACAAAGCCCTTCGTACCAACTCCTGCACTCGCGTCTTCGGAAAATTCCTAACTTCAATCTGAAATGTCAAAGGTTAAACAAACACATGAGCATGAAGACTAAAGGTGAAATTCAAGAATCTTACTAAATTTCCATCAAAGTATAGATACATCTCTGGTGTGTAGTGATTAATTTTATAAGTTCTCTCTTTAGAAAGGCATGCAACTTACGGCATAGGTAATTGGAAAAAATGATTGATAGAAAAAGCACAGGTTTATGACACGGTTAGACCAGCAgatatttatgaagaaaaagcaTTCACCACAGAGAGACAGTGAAAtgtgaaagaaagaagagaatctatctagctttttattttatactCATAATCTTTTTTTGGTCCCAGGATTCTTTTAAGTTGCTATGACTGTTCAGCTAATTGATCTAGAAACAGGactaaattgagaaaaaaaacaGAACCCGTAAGGGTGCTATGTCAACCTGAACTGGGAGGGGTGGAAGTTCGACAAGAAAATGGAtaggggaagaaaaaaaaagaaaaaagactaAAAAATACAATACAGTTTTACACGAAATCCTGCTATTTTCTTGTCTGGCAAATTCAATGCCTACGCGCCATCACAATTAAAAGTTCGTTGGGGTAGTTGCACTCCTTCACCTCCTTTTCCCCTGTAAATCCCTCTCTTTCCCTACCTTTCCAAAGCATCCAAAGTTTCATTCTTCTCCAAAAGTTTCTTCTTGATTCAATCTTTCGAGTATTTCCTTCAATCCATCTTTCAAACTTTAGTTTTACTAGCTGGGTATACCACATTTTGGCCAAATTAGTAACTGGGATTTGTCCAGTTATTCTTGATATATAGTAACTTGTAAGTTAGGCTTGCAATGGGGATGAAAATAAGGTGAACCAGACACAGGGGAATTTCAGTTGAGTGAGAATAGgaggaaaaataataattttcctaaattttctctTATCTGTTAGGCTAAAAAAAAACAGAACCGTAAGGGTGCATGTCATCTATGACGACAAATTGCAGTTTCAACAAGAAGTCCATTTATTAATCTAAATATTAATTTTCATCAACCTATTTCTCAACTTTTGCACTTGTTTGCAACAAGGTCATCCAGTCAACCCCATTGCTTATTATCTTCTCAAAGAGTTCCAAGTCGATTCTATTCCATAAGCCTAAACAGAGGCTTCACTTTACAAACTAAGTTTCAATATTAACATTAAAAGAGATTCCaccagaaaaaaatgaaaaacaggggggaatgacattttatcgAACAGTTATGCAACAGCTCATTGTGTTTACCACTTCAATTTTGAACAAGATATGCGGCACCTGAAAGTAATCTTCCGCTTTCCCAATGTAGAGCTCCGTTCTTCAGCTTTAACTCCTGCCTGCCCTTCCAGATGTCTTAGCCGAGGGATTTAAAGTTGAGGTTAGAAAAGATGAAGATGGTTGTTTGCGGAGATAGCTTCGATTGCTACCAACATTCTGGACTGGCCGAGATAGCTTGTATGTTGAGAGGTGAGAGAgatgagaagaagaaaattttcaccaagTCCTTTTGCCGGCAAAATGAAACTTCACAGTACTtcagcaagtgttttggagccAAAATAAAACGATGTcgttttctgtgttttttcgatttttctttttggttcaTCTCACAGTTTCCAGAGTGTCATCATAGGTAGCCTAAAGGCACATTATTATTTGTATatcatgataaaataaaaaaattatagtacATATTATTGAATTTATTAATAAGTGTCATGATATGTTTACTATAGTGGCACAAACCAGCAAGTGTCCTTATAGGCATGTCAGGAAAgatcatttttgttgtagtgtctGTAGGATGCCTTTATACATTGCATGCATCATTGTTTGATTGAAGGGGAAGCTCCAGGAAATTTGAGAGCCTAGTGAGATTTGTTAGTTGCCGCGAGTTAGAGAAAAAACTATGGCTTGGTCTTATTGTTGAGAtttgattaataaaatttttaagtatttgttgaatttaattatttttctcttttcacaTATTTCTTTATGTGTTAAAAATCGCTTCTGCtgtgtgaaatttttttattccaATAAGTAGTATCAGATTCATAGGTTTTTATGTTAGGTGTTCGTCAAGTTAGAATAACAAGGAGATGCTAACAGGATTTTGAagtgtgaattttttttttttaagacttAGAGCACTCAAACATCGGATACAATTTGAGATTGCTTTTCAGACGCGAGCTTCCAACTCACATTACGAAACTTATTAGTctagttttcctttttctagaatttcttttcctatcaGAATTTGGctattattttttattgctATAAAAGTAGGGAACAAATTAGAAGTAGGGTTTGGctaattctcttttttctctagCTATCCTTCGACTCTCCGTTTCTCTCTCGGAACGtgatttctgcaattttcatCTTTTTGCTGGGGTCATCTGCATCAGGAGCAATTAGAGCCCTTTTCCAGTCAAAGGATAACTTGAGAATTTGGTTTTACAGACAACTAtgagatcgaatttattttaattgtttcttccaattcattggtatttgtatgcTTCCTATTTCACTGCTTATCATTATTGTATTGTTTGAATATCAAGGGCTCGATATTtaaattaacctaataatctactacCAATTAAAATAGTTGAATCCATAATTTTTTGACTATTTTAAACCTTGTGATGAGTGGCATGATTAGGTCTGTGTCAGGAAGACATACGATCAAATCTAAATAAACCCTCATAACATTTTTGTTGGTTAAAACTggacttttttaatttttaatgcaattgagAGATTGAATCCTATGGTCATACTTAGGGTTATCTTTTGATTAAGGAAGTAGTTAACAATTGTACCTTGACTACTAATATAATAAGGAAAAGTTGGCTGTCAGGGCCTATTTTATCaatgaatgattgaatttaGTCTTGCATCAATTGTTTCTCCTTTGACTAgaacttttattttaattgtgtgtttcaattcatttgtatttgtatgtttCTGATTTCACTCCTTATGATTATTGTGTTGTTTTGAATATCAAGGGTCTGATATTTAAATTAACGTAATAATCTACTACCAATTAAA encodes:
- the LOC113755172 gene encoding uncharacterized protein LOC113755172, whose product is MGVCVTKMEAYDHLKVVGFIKGYNNWIAHGELSNYYEATSNSENTSIGVSNGTNDMQDLVHDVFGIPHGTNELNREGDFPVSEAEKFYKLIDDSQQDLYSGCKNFSKLSFIIRLLHLKCLGKMSNKIFNMLVELLREAFSEAMTNLPSSYYEAEKLMNTLGLGYEKIDACPNDCSLYWGSAEKRTSCETCNELRWVASENDPTSEKRKIPQKVLWHFPLKSRLQRLFMSSKIASQMRWHEEKRTKDGCMRHPADSPAWQTFDHLHPEFAKDCRNVRLGLASDGFNPFNNMSSTHSTWPVVLIPYNLPPWMCMKQPYFMLSLLIPGPSSPGNNIDVYLQPLVKELTELWDFGIQTYDASQKENFQLHAALLWTISDFPGYAMLSGWSTKDSKHKFRKQAQFFDGTEEHGKRPPLQTGDMIVSELGDLQIKFGKLVKGNPKLPFNWKKRSIFFDLPYWKDNVLRHNLDFMHIEKNVCENIWGTLLDIEDKAKDHYNSRRDLREMGIRKELHPIETEPGKVYLPPSSFAMDKKQKTMFCNVLKKVKVPDGYAANISRCVRVKPPRISGLKSHDNHILMQQLMPIALRKTLPKSVRYPLI